Proteins from one Mucilaginibacter jinjuensis genomic window:
- a CDS encoding xanthine dehydrogenase family protein molybdopterin-binding subunit, whose protein sequence is MNESLGKPIDRVDGRLKVTGAATYAAEYQIKNLAYGVPVLSTITKGRLKNIDVQQAQKMPGVIGVMTSENCMMLHSPAGSDPGNGKFAEKDLLPLQNDRVLYGGQYIAVVVAETAEQAEQAAALIKVTYDEQKPAVGFEVNFAMAYQPGSGLGGAKTQEKRGDADAAMKTAAVTTDETYTTPVYSHTAMEPHATIAEWNGDKLTVYDATQSVMGVQGLLSTILGIPKENTQVYALYIGGGFGSKGFTWANTLLAPMAAKQFNRPVKIELKRQQVFSAAGRRTQTQQKIGLGAGADGKLISIKHDTISETSFVDEFVETAGVATPMIYSSPNVEVKHSLVRLNRGTPCPMRAPGESVGTYALEVAMDEMAHKLKMDPVQFRIANHSDMDEQKKKQFSSKYLKECYQRGADSIGWNNRKAEPGQTKQGDLLVGYGMATATYPANRSASSAKATLFADGHAEILCGTQDIGTGTYTVMTQVAADAFGLPVEKVKVKLGNSSYPKGAQSGGSQVSASVGPPIRAAALGAVSKVIKMAIADQSSPLHGTKEEDIVASNGRIQLKGNANTGESFADVLRRKGIDKVEAQAKTNVSTRQQQSAPAPDGSPEAKIEEESKSNAAVQADEKTDRKDYVFHSFGAQFVKVLVDPDLGTIRVEKIASVMDIGTVMNLKTATNQIMGGIIFGMGMALMEETRYDPNNGRIVTRDMAQYLVPVNADIPEIDVQFIAKPDPYISPIGARGIGEIGVTGMAAAIANAIYNATGKRVRDLPITPDKLIA, encoded by the coding sequence ATGAACGAGTCGCTTGGAAAGCCGATAGACCGCGTTGACGGCAGGTTAAAAGTAACGGGAGCAGCCACTTATGCGGCGGAGTACCAGATCAAGAACCTGGCTTATGGCGTGCCTGTTCTGAGTACAATCACCAAAGGCAGGCTAAAAAATATAGATGTACAGCAGGCACAAAAAATGCCGGGTGTTATTGGCGTAATGACCAGTGAAAACTGCATGATGCTGCACTCGCCGGCGGGTTCGGACCCGGGCAATGGCAAATTTGCGGAGAAAGATCTGTTACCCCTGCAAAATGACCGGGTGCTTTATGGTGGCCAGTACATTGCTGTAGTGGTGGCAGAAACAGCCGAACAAGCTGAACAGGCTGCGGCGCTGATTAAGGTAACTTACGATGAACAAAAACCCGCTGTCGGCTTTGAAGTTAACTTTGCTATGGCCTATCAACCAGGCTCTGGCCTGGGCGGCGCCAAAACACAGGAAAAAAGGGGCGATGCAGACGCAGCCATGAAAACTGCAGCAGTAACCACTGATGAAACTTATACCACTCCGGTATATAGCCACACAGCCATGGAACCACACGCGACCATCGCAGAATGGAACGGCGATAAATTAACCGTTTACGATGCAACCCAATCCGTTATGGGGGTACAGGGATTGCTGTCAACTATATTGGGTATCCCAAAAGAAAATACGCAAGTATATGCTCTATATATTGGTGGTGGCTTCGGCTCAAAAGGGTTTACCTGGGCCAATACATTACTGGCTCCGATGGCAGCGAAGCAATTTAACCGGCCTGTAAAGATCGAGTTAAAAAGACAGCAGGTATTTTCAGCAGCCGGCAGGCGGACACAAACACAGCAAAAAATTGGCTTAGGTGCAGGTGCCGATGGCAAATTAATCTCCATCAAGCACGATACCATTTCAGAAACATCATTCGTGGACGAATTTGTAGAAACCGCCGGAGTCGCTACACCGATGATCTACAGCAGCCCTAACGTCGAGGTTAAACACAGCCTGGTAAGGCTTAACCGTGGAACCCCGTGCCCCATGCGTGCACCCGGTGAATCAGTCGGCACTTACGCGCTGGAAGTGGCGATGGATGAAATGGCCCACAAGTTAAAAATGGACCCTGTTCAATTCAGAATTGCAAATCATTCTGACATGGACGAGCAGAAGAAAAAGCAGTTCTCCTCCAAGTATTTAAAAGAGTGTTACCAGCGGGGTGCGGATTCGATAGGTTGGAACAACCGAAAAGCAGAACCCGGCCAAACCAAACAGGGAGACTTATTAGTTGGATATGGTATGGCAACGGCAACCTATCCGGCTAACCGCAGCGCGTCATCTGCTAAGGCGACACTATTTGCGGATGGGCATGCAGAAATACTTTGCGGCACCCAGGATATCGGCACCGGGACTTATACCGTAATGACACAGGTTGCTGCCGATGCTTTTGGTTTACCTGTGGAAAAAGTTAAAGTTAAGCTGGGAAACAGTTCTTACCCTAAAGGTGCACAGTCGGGAGGATCACAGGTTTCGGCCAGTGTGGGTCCACCGATCAGGGCAGCGGCTTTGGGCGCGGTAAGCAAAGTAATTAAAATGGCCATCGCTGATCAAAGTTCGCCGTTACACGGCACAAAAGAGGAAGACATCGTCGCCAGCAATGGCCGCATTCAGTTAAAAGGTAATGCTAACACGGGCGAATCTTTCGCAGATGTATTACGCCGTAAAGGAATCGATAAAGTTGAAGCACAAGCTAAAACTAATGTGTCAACCCGTCAGCAGCAATCTGCCCCGGCACCCGATGGAAGTCCGGAAGCCAAAATAGAAGAGGAAAGCAAAAGCAATGCCGCTGTGCAGGCAGATGAAAAAACTGACCGTAAAGACTATGTATTCCATTCGTTTGGTGCGCAGTTTGTCAAAGTACTGGTTGATCCTGACCTGGGAACTATTCGCGTTGAAAAGATTGCCAGCGTAATGGATATCGGCACGGTAATGAATTTGAAAACCGCTACTAACCAGATCATGGGTGGAATTATTTTCGGTATGGGCATGGCTTTGATGGAAGAGACCAGATATGACCCGAATAACGGCCGCATCGTAACACGCGATATGGCGCAATACTTAGTTCCTGTTAATGCGGATATTCCCGAGATTGACGTGCAGTTCATTGCTAAGCCAGATCCATATATTTCACCGATCGGCGCAAGGGGCATCGGTGAGATAGGCGTTACCGGTATGGCGGCCGCCATAGCTAATGCAATTTATAACGCCACTGGTAAGAGGGTTAGAGACCTCCCGATCACACCTGATAAATTAATCGCTTAG
- a CDS encoding nucleotidyltransferase family protein, with translation MTALIILAAGESSRLGQPKQNLIFKGKTLLQLAVDAGLKSDCATVIVVLGANSKQINPIPETATLCNKNWKEGMASSIKMAMLEIDKDATFDKVIIMLCDQPFVNAALLNSLIKKQAETQKAIVACAYNGTTGVPVLFDSKLFGELLLLKGKEGAKKILKNHAAEIAEVVFEKGGIDIDTPEDYENLLTLSD, from the coding sequence ATGACAGCTTTAATAATCTTGGCGGCTGGTGAATCAAGCAGGTTGGGGCAGCCTAAGCAAAACCTTATTTTCAAAGGAAAGACGCTGTTGCAACTCGCTGTTGATGCAGGATTAAAATCTGATTGTGCTACCGTCATAGTTGTACTTGGAGCTAATTCAAAGCAAATCAATCCAATACCAGAAACAGCAACGCTATGTAATAAGAACTGGAAAGAAGGCATGGCATCTTCCATAAAAATGGCAATGCTTGAAATCGACAAAGATGCAACCTTCGATAAAGTAATTATAATGTTATGCGACCAGCCATTTGTAAATGCTGCGTTGTTGAATTCCCTGATTAAAAAACAAGCAGAAACTCAGAAGGCAATTGTTGCTTGTGCATACAATGGCACAACTGGTGTACCCGTCTTATTCGACAGTAAATTATTTGGAGAGCTACTATTACTTAAAGGTAAAGAAGGCGCAAAAAAAATCCTAAAAAATCACGCTGCTGAAATTGCAGAGGTTGTATTTGAAAAAGGGGGCATCGATATCGATACCCCGGAAGATTATGAAAACCTTTTAACCCTAAGCGATTAA
- a CDS encoding XdhC family protein, with the protein MVILQQEPLLVTYDTMDDDDAKLGVGLGCNGIIHILIEPINDRQTNPITLLKAAIASNGYSILVTVFNIHDRKASQPGSCLCLVNGNSIHNGLDDLAYRTELLEDAINALNTQRSAITTYESFTAFVECVKPLISLVILGAGNDAIPLTRISAILGWNTTVIDGRPNYANSERFPSPNKPVVAKPEKILDNIKINKWTAFVLMTHNYNYEIAFLQEILPLHPSYIGVLGPKNKLERMLDELESNGTTITERNLHTIYGPVGLDIGSETSEEIALSIAAEIKAVFSERNGHFLKYKNNVIHSA; encoded by the coding sequence ATGGTTATTTTACAGCAAGAACCGCTGCTGGTCACCTATGATACGATGGATGACGACGATGCAAAACTTGGTGTTGGCCTCGGTTGTAATGGCATTATCCATATTTTAATTGAGCCAATAAACGATAGACAAACCAATCCCATAACTTTATTAAAAGCTGCGATCGCGTCAAACGGTTATTCCATATTAGTTACGGTTTTTAATATTCATGACCGGAAAGCATCGCAACCCGGATCGTGCTTGTGCCTGGTCAATGGCAACAGCATTCATAACGGGCTGGATGATCTTGCTTATCGTACCGAGTTGCTGGAAGACGCAATCAATGCATTGAATACGCAGCGTTCAGCGATCACAACTTATGAGAGTTTTACTGCTTTCGTCGAATGCGTAAAGCCGCTTATTTCCCTGGTTATTTTAGGAGCGGGAAACGATGCCATTCCTTTAACCAGGATTTCAGCCATCTTAGGCTGGAATACCACCGTAATAGATGGACGGCCGAATTATGCGAACAGCGAGCGGTTTCCATCACCGAATAAGCCTGTTGTCGCTAAGCCTGAAAAGATTTTAGATAACATCAAAATTAATAAATGGACGGCATTTGTACTGATGACGCACAATTACAATTATGAAATAGCATTCTTACAGGAAATCTTACCCTTGCATCCGTCTTATATCGGTGTTTTAGGCCCGAAGAATAAACTGGAACGTATGCTGGATGAGCTGGAAAGCAACGGCACGACCATTACCGAAAGAAACCTTCATACCATATACGGCCCAGTGGGGCTGGATATCGGTTCAGAAACATCGGAAGAGATCGCGCTATCCATTGCGGCTGAAATTAAAGCGGTGTTTTCCGAAAGGAACGGACACTTTTTAAAGTATAAAAATAACGTAATTCACAGTGCATAA
- a CDS encoding helix-turn-helix domain-containing protein — MKNKVPYIINSITELHTLLGLPKPKHPLISIYRYEQITEKENALLDYFCPQFYSIAIKRNFNGKIRYGHSHYDFSEGMMCFIGPGQLLAQTAGENTPEEGFCLMFHPDFLSGHPLGSKIKNYGFFSYELTEALHLSDDERIKIESIVAEIDTEYSARIDALSQDVMIAQIELLLHYSQRFYNRQFITRRTLNLGLLAKIDEELDIYLKNEAAQKGLPTVQLLADKLHVSPNYLSDMLRTNTGFSTRQHIQNKLIEKSKTLLLTTNASVSEIAYQLGFEQPQSLSKLFRQVTGLTPTGFRTQLN, encoded by the coding sequence ATGAAAAATAAGGTTCCATATATCATCAATTCTATCACAGAGCTGCATACGTTGCTCGGTTTACCTAAACCGAAACATCCGCTCATCAGTATCTATCGTTATGAGCAGATCACTGAAAAAGAAAATGCGTTACTTGATTATTTCTGCCCGCAGTTCTACAGTATTGCGATCAAAAGGAACTTTAATGGTAAGATCCGCTACGGTCATAGTCATTATGATTTCAGCGAGGGAATGATGTGTTTCATTGGACCCGGTCAGCTATTAGCGCAAACCGCAGGTGAAAACACCCCGGAAGAAGGTTTTTGCCTGATGTTCCATCCGGACTTCCTCTCGGGGCATCCGCTTGGCAGCAAGATCAAAAATTATGGTTTCTTCTCCTATGAACTTACCGAAGCCCTGCACCTTTCCGACGACGAAAGAATAAAAATTGAAAGCATCGTTGCTGAAATTGATACTGAGTACAGCGCCCGCATCGATGCGCTAAGTCAGGACGTCATGATCGCACAGATCGAGTTGCTGCTGCATTATTCTCAAAGGTTTTATAACCGGCAATTTATCACACGTCGTACGCTAAATCTGGGTTTGTTAGCTAAGATCGATGAGGAACTGGACATTTATTTAAAGAACGAAGCCGCTCAGAAAGGCTTGCCAACCGTGCAGTTACTCGCCGATAAATTACATGTGTCGCCAAACTACCTGAGTGATATGCTCAGAACAAATACCGGCTTCAGTACCCGCCAGCATATTCAAAATAAATTGATCGAAAAAAGCAAGACCCTGCTGTTAACTACCAACGCCTCGGTCTCAGAAATCGCTTATCAGCTTGGATTTGAGCAACCGCAGTCTTTAAGTAAGTTATTTCGTCAAGTGACCGGGCTAACGCCTACAGGATTCCGCACCCAGCTGAATTGA
- a CDS encoding aldo/keto reductase — translation MKTVKLGSQGLEVPAIGLGCMSLAGSDIQFIYGKTDEQSGVAVIERALELGCNFLDSADAYGPLSNEILIGKVIEGKRNQVILATKCGFEIDDAGQFTGKLNGSKAYIKKAAERSLKNLKTDYIDLYYLHRPDPSTPIEETMEAMAELVKEGKIRYAGLSEVSAALIRRAHAIHPLTAIETEYSLFERTLDEDGTTDVLTELGIGLVPYSPLGRGFLSGELKSPDDFDENDVRRHFERFQGENFYKNLELVKVLQNIALEKNATASQLALAWITAKGHVPIPGTRKVKYVEENIAAADISLSVQELARLEAILPLGTQQAGSRSDAKTTPAAEDN, via the coding sequence ATGAAAACAGTAAAATTAGGAAGCCAGGGCCTTGAAGTTCCTGCGATCGGCCTGGGCTGCATGAGCCTGGCTGGCAGCGATATCCAATTCATCTACGGAAAAACAGACGAGCAAAGTGGTGTGGCTGTGATCGAACGGGCACTTGAATTAGGCTGCAACTTTTTAGATAGCGCCGATGCTTACGGACCCTTGTCTAACGAAATATTAATAGGGAAGGTAATAGAAGGAAAACGAAATCAGGTGATCCTCGCTACCAAATGCGGTTTTGAAATTGATGACGCAGGTCAGTTTACCGGCAAGCTGAACGGCAGCAAGGCTTACATAAAAAAAGCGGCTGAGCGCTCACTGAAAAATCTAAAGACCGATTACATCGACCTTTATTATTTGCACCGCCCTGATCCTTCAACACCGATCGAAGAGACCATGGAAGCTATGGCTGAACTGGTGAAAGAAGGCAAGATCCGCTACGCCGGTCTCTCTGAAGTTTCTGCGGCTCTGATCCGTAGGGCTCATGCTATCCATCCCTTAACAGCGATCGAAACAGAATACTCTCTATTTGAGCGTACATTGGACGAAGATGGCACCACAGATGTGTTGACAGAATTGGGTATTGGGCTTGTGCCGTATTCACCGCTGGGCCGGGGATTTTTATCAGGTGAACTGAAAAGTCCCGATGATTTCGATGAGAACGATGTACGCAGGCATTTTGAACGCTTCCAGGGTGAAAATTTTTATAAAAACCTGGAATTAGTAAAAGTATTACAAAACATCGCTTTGGAAAAAAACGCCACCGCTTCACAACTGGCGCTGGCCTGGATCACGGCTAAAGGGCATGTGCCTATTCCCGGAACACGCAAGGTGAAATACGTGGAGGAAAACATTGCAGCCGCTGACATTTCCCTGAGCGTACAGGAACTAGCCAGGCTGGAGGCCATATTGCCGCTGGGTACCCAGCAGGCAGGCTCAAGAAGCGATGCAAAAACGACACCGGCTGCTGAAGATAATTGA
- a CDS encoding SDR family oxidoreductase has translation MQKHQSILEGKKVVIIGGSAGIGLAAAIAAANSGALVIIASSDAERMEKALSQLPENASGICTDAGDEEQIKRLFEQTGFFDHLIYTAGETFYSGILSEIDIKSSKKFFDIRYWGAMAAVKYAAPYINPGGSITLTSGIAGQSPGKGWAIGASMTAAMEGFTRAMAIELAPIRVNAVSPGIVNTELWSLVPPEAREHLFSQAASQLPLGKIAGPQDLALTYLHLMEQNYMTGQTITVDGGGVLTNIYGRLQG, from the coding sequence ATGCAAAAACATCAATCAATTCTGGAAGGGAAAAAAGTCGTCATCATTGGCGGCAGTGCAGGCATCGGCTTAGCCGCTGCTATTGCTGCCGCAAACAGTGGAGCCTTGGTTATTATCGCATCAAGTGATGCGGAACGTATGGAAAAGGCTCTTAGCCAGCTGCCTGAAAATGCATCGGGTATCTGTACAGATGCCGGCGATGAAGAGCAGATCAAAAGGCTGTTTGAACAGACAGGCTTTTTCGATCACTTAATTTATACTGCCGGCGAAACCTTTTATTCGGGAATACTCAGCGAGATCGACATTAAAAGCAGCAAAAAGTTCTTTGATATCCGCTATTGGGGTGCCATGGCCGCTGTAAAATACGCTGCGCCTTATATCAATCCGGGCGGTTCTATTACTTTAACCAGCGGTATTGCCGGGCAGAGTCCGGGCAAGGGCTGGGCAATCGGCGCCAGCATGACTGCAGCAATGGAGGGCTTCACACGCGCAATGGCCATCGAGCTGGCGCCAATTCGGGTGAACGCGGTTTCACCTGGTATCGTGAACACAGAGCTATGGTCGCTGGTGCCACCGGAAGCCAGGGAACATTTATTTAGCCAGGCTGCATCACAGCTTCCCTTGGGTAAAATAGCCGGGCCACAAGACCTTGCGCTAACCTATCTTCATTTGATGGAGCAAAATTATATGACAGGGCAAACTATAACTGTGGATGGCGGCGGCGTTCTGACCAATATTTATGGCAGGCTGCAAGGCTAA
- a CDS encoding SDR family oxidoreductase, with protein MNLKEKIALVTGASSGIGEAVAKALAGKGVKVGLAARRTDKLEGVLAEIQAEGGEGIIITMDVTDRNSVTKGVDLLLETYGKIDILINNAGVMYLSDIDALKLDEWEKMVDINIKGILNPTGAVLPHLIAQKSGHIINTSSIAGRKLFQGLGVYCATKHAVAAFSDIMRMEIAPKHHIRVTSIQPGAVATELQQHTTDPKYKEAMANSTYPPLLPEDIASSMLYALEAPDHVDVSEIFILPSEQAW; from the coding sequence ATGAACTTAAAAGAGAAAATAGCGCTGGTTACAGGAGCATCCAGCGGGATTGGAGAAGCCGTTGCAAAGGCGTTAGCAGGAAAAGGTGTTAAAGTAGGCCTGGCAGCAAGAAGAACGGATAAACTTGAGGGTGTGTTAGCAGAAATTCAAGCGGAAGGTGGTGAAGGTATAATTATTACAATGGACGTTACCGACCGGAATTCAGTAACAAAGGGCGTCGACCTGCTACTGGAAACCTATGGAAAAATAGATATCCTGATCAACAATGCCGGCGTGATGTATCTTTCCGATATTGATGCCCTGAAATTAGATGAATGGGAGAAAATGGTTGATATCAACATCAAGGGTATCTTAAATCCTACCGGTGCGGTCTTGCCCCATCTCATAGCGCAAAAATCCGGTCATATCATCAATACCTCCTCGATTGCAGGCCGTAAGCTGTTTCAGGGTTTAGGGGTTTATTGTGCTACCAAGCACGCGGTAGCCGCATTTTCTGATATCATGAGAATGGAAATCGCGCCAAAACATCATATCCGTGTAACCTCCATTCAACCCGGTGCTGTAGCAACGGAGCTTCAGCAACATACGACAGATCCAAAGTACAAGGAAGCTATGGCTAATTCAACCTATCCGCCTTTGCTGCCGGAAGATATTGCCTCCAGCATGCTCTATGCTCTGGAGGCCCCGGATCATGTAGATGTCTCGGAGATATTTATTCTTCCGTCTGAGCAGGCATGGTAA
- a CDS encoding twin-arginine translocation signal domain-containing protein: MKNEKITSSRRRFLQQTALAGAGILFINPAIGFSRNSDPSHDAEIMPADGQNVPEIENSALYCTTVYAWLRTDIPLEVGHNYWRDIHGTLVSRIPGTWLYRQLHWKPAISVLSSRFQGFVKPLSDADQPQGIAHTFYYDEAGRRKFENHPFIKKYLLDDEPMLVRLNATLWSKNDNSGTLKDTSNNMTPQGKPENDEYAVSFILDPALSAGKRKQSLINLAGSLAKLEKTTRVRYHLLEDYDDDHFPDTKVPHHRPASVRYNAWIELGVAPQTDLATILEPGLSKMMDELDTIHIYPIYDKYTIMAGGKPTIVGLKGYPAYQTILAARAKNQLQQQMLDDVYGKVPLG, encoded by the coding sequence ATGAAAAACGAAAAAATAACAAGTTCCAGGAGGAGATTTTTACAGCAAACGGCTTTGGCTGGTGCCGGTATCCTATTCATTAATCCGGCAATTGGCTTTTCCCGAAATAGTGATCCCAGCCATGACGCAGAAATAATGCCTGCCGATGGACAAAATGTTCCCGAGATCGAAAACTCAGCTCTGTATTGCACAACGGTGTATGCCTGGTTACGAACTGATATTCCGTTGGAGGTCGGACACAATTACTGGCGGGATATACATGGCACGCTTGTTTCCCGCATACCGGGTACTTGGTTATATCGTCAATTGCACTGGAAACCGGCCATCAGCGTACTTTCAAGCCGTTTTCAAGGCTTCGTAAAACCGTTGAGCGATGCAGATCAGCCTCAGGGAATCGCTCACACCTTCTATTATGATGAAGCCGGGCGCCGAAAATTCGAAAATCATCCGTTTATTAAAAAATATTTGTTGGATGACGAGCCTATGCTGGTACGGTTAAATGCTACCTTATGGTCTAAAAATGATAACTCCGGAACCCTTAAAGATACTTCGAATAATATGACGCCGCAGGGCAAACCTGAAAACGATGAATATGCGGTATCGTTTATTCTAGATCCGGCACTGAGTGCCGGAAAACGAAAACAAAGTCTGATTAACCTTGCTGGTAGTCTGGCTAAATTAGAGAAGACAACTAGGGTAAGATATCACCTGCTGGAAGATTATGACGATGATCATTTCCCCGACACCAAGGTGCCCCATCACCGGCCGGCATCGGTCAGGTATAATGCCTGGATCGAATTGGGGGTCGCCCCGCAAACTGACCTGGCAACGATTTTGGAACCTGGTCTGAGCAAAATGATGGATGAACTGGACACGATTCATATTTATCCGATCTACGACAAGTACACGATCATGGCCGGCGGTAAACCTACAATTGTAGGCCTGAAAGGCTATCCGGCGTATCAGACAATTTTGGCTGCCCGTGCGAAAAACCAGCTCCAGCAGCAGATGCTCGATGACGTATACGGAAAAGTGCCACTTGGATAG
- a CDS encoding AraC family transcriptional regulator: MIEKQSINEYYRQRIPEEVKPAYVELGAFNVFRKDDVGPDKAPVKYARREFFKIALIHGNCLFHYADKTIEINGSTLVFSNPDTPYTFEPIKEEAGGYFCIFRESFYSEYLRNSLKELPMYRIAGSPVYALDNVSTEQVNVIFEKMIREVAGEYQFKYDLIRNYITEIIHTALKLEPSGQLYAHTDASKRITAVFMELLERQFPIEKPGDQFKMKSPADFARQLSVHVNHLNRAVKQTTGKTTSTVIYERLTSEAKALLKHTDWNVAEIGFSLGFDDPTHFNHFFRKQTNSTPMSFRN, from the coding sequence ATGATCGAAAAACAATCCATTAACGAGTATTACCGGCAGCGCATACCGGAAGAGGTGAAGCCGGCCTATGTAGAGCTGGGCGCTTTCAATGTATTCCGGAAAGACGATGTGGGTCCGGATAAAGCGCCGGTTAAATATGCGCGGAGAGAATTCTTTAAAATAGCACTCATTCATGGGAATTGTCTTTTTCATTACGCGGACAAGACGATTGAGATCAACGGCAGCACGCTGGTGTTCTCTAACCCGGATACGCCCTATACCTTTGAGCCGATAAAAGAGGAGGCTGGTGGTTACTTTTGCATTTTTCGGGAAAGCTTTTACAGTGAATACCTGCGCAACAGCCTAAAGGAACTGCCCATGTACCGGATCGCTGGAAGCCCTGTTTACGCTCTGGATAATGTCAGCACCGAACAGGTGAACGTTATCTTTGAAAAAATGATCAGGGAAGTTGCCGGTGAATACCAATTCAAATATGATTTGATACGGAATTATATCACAGAGATCATTCATACCGCACTGAAATTGGAACCGTCCGGTCAGCTATATGCACATACGGATGCCAGTAAGAGAATCACGGCGGTGTTTATGGAATTATTGGAAAGGCAGTTCCCCATTGAAAAGCCCGGCGATCAGTTTAAGATGAAAAGCCCGGCTGATTTCGCCCGGCAGCTTTCGGTTCATGTCAATCACCTCAACCGGGCAGTAAAACAGACTACCGGAAAAACCACGTCTACGGTTATTTATGAGCGGCTAACCAGTGAGGCGAAGGCGTTACTAAAGCATACCGACTGGAACGTAGCCGAGATCGGTTTTAGTCTGGGATTCGATGACCCAACACACTTTAACCACTTTTTCAGAAAGCAAACCAATAGCACGCCCATGAGTTTCCGGAATTGA
- a CDS encoding SDR family oxidoreductase, whose translation MENSSLKPLVLVTGGSGFIASYCIIELLNNGYRVKASVRSLERTKEVKEMLTRGGIRNFKDLSFVEADLGRESGWDQAVAGCTYVIHPASPTPNPAAKTEEEFVRPAVNGVLWVLRAAKKAGVKRVVLTSAFGAVGYGTNKQSPYTEEDWSDLRQSLPAYQKSKTMSEKAAWDYVNGEGKGLELSVVNPVAVLGPVLGPDYSHSIRLIQGMLSGTIKGLPKITFPQVDVRDVADLHVKAMTHPDAKGQRFLASAGEAISNLDIARILREGLGEKAAKVPQREMPSWLIRIIGLFNPKVRLIVPHLGLYKEVSHDKASRLLNWEPRPTRDAVLATGRSLIDLGLV comes from the coding sequence ATGGAGAATTCATCATTGAAACCCTTGGTTTTAGTTACAGGCGGTTCCGGTTTTATAGCCAGCTATTGCATTATTGAGCTTTTGAATAACGGTTACAGGGTAAAGGCCAGTGTTCGTTCGCTTGAGCGGACCAAAGAAGTAAAAGAGATGTTAACCAGAGGGGGCATTAGAAATTTTAAGGATCTTTCTTTTGTAGAGGCCGACCTTGGCCGGGAGTCCGGTTGGGATCAGGCTGTCGCCGGCTGTACTTATGTCATTCATCCTGCATCACCTACGCCTAATCCTGCAGCAAAAACCGAAGAAGAATTTGTTCGGCCGGCAGTAAACGGGGTATTGTGGGTATTACGTGCAGCAAAAAAGGCCGGAGTAAAACGAGTGGTCCTGACATCTGCCTTCGGTGCAGTAGGTTATGGTACCAACAAACAATCGCCGTACACAGAGGAGGACTGGTCTGATCTGCGACAATCACTTCCGGCCTATCAAAAATCAAAAACCATGTCGGAAAAGGCCGCCTGGGATTACGTCAATGGCGAAGGGAAAGGGTTGGAGCTTTCCGTGGTCAACCCGGTCGCGGTCCTGGGACCTGTTCTCGGGCCTGATTATTCTCATTCCATCCGCCTCATCCAGGGAATGCTCAGCGGTACGATCAAAGGTTTGCCAAAAATCACCTTTCCGCAGGTGGATGTAAGAGATGTCGCAGACCTGCACGTAAAAGCGATGACGCATCCGGACGCCAAAGGTCAGCGCTTCCTGGCTTCGGCCGGAGAGGCTATCTCTAACCTGGATATCGCCCGCATCCTGCGAGAGGGTTTAGGTGAAAAAGCAGCAAAAGTTCCACAGCGGGAAATGCCAAGCTGGTTGATCAGAATCATCGGGCTTTTTAACCCCAAAGTGCGGCTTATCGTACCTCATTTGGGATTATACAAAGAAGTGAGCCATGACAAAGCAAGCCGGTTACTGAACTGGGAGCCGAGGCCTACCAGGGATGCGGTATTAGCCACAGGCCGGAGCCTGATCGATTTAGGATTAGTATAA